In one Lolium rigidum isolate FL_2022 chromosome 3, APGP_CSIRO_Lrig_0.1, whole genome shotgun sequence genomic region, the following are encoded:
- the LOC124700247 gene encoding beta-glucosidase 7-like translates to MTARSALLLLALVAAYHGGEACASAAGAGTPPCLSRASFPKGFVFGTATSAYQVEGMAAGGGRGPSVWDELTHIPGMIPGNQNADVTTDQYHRYKEDVDLMKGLNFDAYRFSISWSRIFPDGEGEVNQEGVAYYNSLIDYLLHKGITPYVNLHHYDLPLALEKKYQGWLNAKTGDLFADYADFCFKTFGDRVKNWFTFNEPSRVALTGYDNGHQPPQRCTKCPAGGNSATEPYIVSHNLLLAHGYAVARYRNNYQAAQQGKIGIVLDFSWYEGLTNSTEDQAAAQRARDFQVGWYMDPLINGQYPKTMQDIVKERLPRFTPDQVKLVKGSWDYIGINHYTAIYMTQEKLLNQTAISYSKDWQVHYNYERKGKPIGKRANSDWLYITPFGMYRCMNYIRQKYGNPAVLIMENGMDQPGNLTRDEYVQDDTRVGYYQSYLSELKRAITGGANVHGFFAWALLDNFEWLLGYTSKFGIVYVDFNTLERYPKKSAYWFKRLLEH, encoded by the exons ATGACCGCGAGGTCGGCTCTGCTACTGCTTGCCCTGGTGGCCGCGTACCATGGCGGAGAAGCATGCGCCAGCGCCGCGGGGGCGGGGACGCCGCCCTGTCTGAGCCGGGCGTCGTTCCCCAAGGGCTTCGTGTTCGGGACGGCGACGTCGGCGTACCAGGTGGAAGGCATGGCGGCCGGAGGCGGCCGCGGGCCATCCGTATGGGACGAACTTACCCACATCCCAG GGATGATCCCGGGAAACCAAAATGCAGACGTTACCACAGATCAGTATCATCGCTACAAg GAAGATGTCGACCTCATGAAAGGACTCAATTTCGATGCCTACCGCTTTTCTATATCCTGGTCTAGAATCTTCCCAG ATGGTGAAGGGGAAGTTAACCAAGAGGGTGTAGCTTACTACAACAGTTTGATAGACTACCTGCTTCACAAAG GCATCACTCCTTATGTCAATCTTCACCACTATGATCTCCCTCTTGCACTTGAGAAGAAGTATCAAGGCTGGTTAAATGCAAAGACAGG GGATCTATTTGCAGATTACGCAGACTTCTGTTTCAAGACCTTTGGTGACCGTGTAAAGAACTGGTTTACATTCAATGAACCAAGCAGAGTTGCGCTTACTGGTTATGATAACGGGCATCAACCTCCTCAAAGGTGCACGAAATGCCCTGCTGGTGGGAACTCAGCAACAGAACCTTACATTGTTTCTCATAATCTTCTCTTAGCACATGGTTATGCAGTTGCAAGATACCGGAATAACTATCAG GCAGCTCAGCAAGGGAAGATTGGAATAGTTCTGGACTTCAGTTGGTATGAGGGGCTTACCAACTCAACTGAGGACCAAGCAGCAGCTCAAAGAGCCAGGGACTTCCAAGTTGGTTG GTATATGGATCCACTAATTAATGGACAGTACCCAAAAACCATGCAAGATATTGTGAAAGAGAGGTTGCCCAGGTTCACTCCCGATCAAGTTAAATTGGTCAAGGGCTCATGGGACTATATTGGGATAAATCACTACACAGCTATCTACATGACGCAGGAGAAATTGCTGAACCAGACGGCAATTAGCTACTCAAAGGATTGGCAGGTCCATTATAACT ATGAGCGAAAGGGCAAACCGATTGGAAAAAGG GCGAACTCTGATTGGCTCTACATCACCCCGTTTGGGATGTACAGATGTATGAACTACATCAGGCAGAAGTATGGAAATCCAGCAGTTCTCATAATGGAAAACG GAATGGATCAACCTGGGAACCTTACCCGCGATGAGTATGTGCAAGATGACACAAGGGTTGGGTACTACCAGAGCTACCTCAGCGAGCTGAAGAGAGCCATCACCGGCGGTGCCAATGTGCATGGCTTCTTTGCGTGGGCTCTCCTCGACAACTTTGAGTGGCTCTTGGGTTACACGTCCAAGTTCGGCATCGTCTACGTCGACTTCAACACTCTTGAGCGCTATCCGAAGAAGTCGGCCTATTGGTTCAAACGCCTGCTGGAACACTGA